Genomic window (Syngnathus typhle isolate RoL2023-S1 ecotype Sweden linkage group LG4, RoL_Styp_1.0, whole genome shotgun sequence):
TCAGGGCAGTTATGGCTGTGAAACCATGTAAATGTTTATCTCATCATATTGCATATAGTACACAAAAAATGATGGAGAACTAGTTTTAGAAGTCCAGGATATTAGTTGTCCAAGTCAGTCAAGTGCAATAGCGCAACGCTAGTACTTACAGTATCGCATATGACAATTGGAAATTTTGGGACAGATTTGTGCAACAAAGTAGGTCATGGGCAAATAATCCAGCCATGTACTGAAGTGACGAAACCCTATGTGGTCGCTTCCCAGGGTTGATAAACGGAGCGTTAGTAAAAGTACAGTGCGTATTGTTATACAAAGGGAGTAAGACAACTGCAGTACCTGGAGAAGATCATCTTCCCTGATTGTGGTCGATAAAGGTGTGAGGTAGAGCTTCCTCTTCTCTGAGCTAGGGCATACAAATATACGCACACCTGGTGCAAGCATGGAACCATTTAGACAGCGTATAGCATGTTTAGCTACTTTTGCTGAGCCGTATTTGGCATAAGCAAATCCACGGTTTTGCCCGCTGAAGTTCATCATGAGTCGGAACTCCCACAGTGGGCCCACGGAGCTAAAGAGGGGAATCAGCAGGTCCTCGTACGTGTCTCGTGGGATGTGGCTGATGAAAACCTCACAGTTCAATCCCGGCAATGGGCCATCCCACACTTTTGAAGCAATGGGGGAAAAGAGAAGGTAGGTGATGATTTCATTCACTAAAGTTCTAAGAGTTTGACATGTGCCATGACaggaaacacatttaaaaaaacaaaaacaaaaacagaagtaTTCATAAGCTCTACCCTTCACAGTTATGTTAACCGTGCTGGAgaaattattaatttttttccatttattcaGGCTATATGAATGGCATTTTACACCTTCTAGTTTTCTGATCGCATTTATACATTTGTCTAAGAAGCATTGTTTCACAATCAGAGGTGAAAAATCTCAAAAAGCTGTGAAAGTTAAATGAGCTTTAATCGCTTCAACAACACTTGCATTTCATCTAAATGCACACTGAGGTAATATATGATTTCATTCTCACCCTCAGGTGGTCCTCCATACTTCCGCTGACCTTTAACTTGAGTGATCTTTGTATGGGTTGTTTTAATCCAGGTTTCCAGTGCCTGCAAACGCTCAACATTCACCATCTAAGAAGTAACAAAGAAACTCCACAATGACAACCAACTCCTTGACATCTGAATcttcatatacacacacacacacacacacacacacatacgcgtaTGTACGCGTATGtacgcgcacgcgcgcacacgcacactcaaaAGTTTGGAGTCACTTAGAAACGTCCTTATTTATGAAATAAAAACGTTATTGTTTTTCAATAacattaaactaatcaggaatacactctatagtacattgttaatgtggtaaatgactatTTTAGCAGCAGatataactaaaaaaaataactcaaatCTGAGCCCCTAAGCACATTTTGCACATGAGAAATCGTAAACAGCAGCCACCATATTTGTCACGCATGCAAGAACTTTTTCTTTCAGATTACAAACAATTGATGTTTTATAACGAGTAATCCACCTTTTCGCGTTCGGTTAAAAATCACCGAGATGGGAAAAACAAATCTCTTCCCTTTTATTAATAGTCAATAAAAGTTTTTTTACTGAATACAAGATCATTCGTATCCCCATGATTTGAAAGAATCGTGGACCCTTCGTCTTCGTAACcattttgtcaaaacaaaatgtcaaactCTGAGATCCGACAATGGCGCAATAACAGCAATTGAACAATGCAACATAAATGCCGGAATTGGGATGGAAAACATGTCAAAACCTCTAAAATATGAAATTCTATTGAATTTTGCGGCATTTCTTGCAGCACACTTCAAAAACGAATAGCACGCGTGCTGCTTGTTATCTCTAGTTGACTCGGCCTATAAAAACTTCGCTGCCACGCGCCTCAAATTAAGACTATTGGCCAGCCAACTGAATACAATTAACCAAAGAGGAAACGGTTTCCAAAGCATCCGCAGGTAAGGGTACTTTTGTAATaggtaaaaaaacaataattactACCTGGATTTTGTTGTCCATCTTTTACGGTGCTTTATATCCAATTAATAGTTGCGCCTAGCCTGGAGAGCCTGCAAAGCCTGAGGTGGAGTCAACATAGTGGCACAACTTGCAGGTCTCGACTGGAGCGATGTATTATGGGTAgggtctttttttaatttggctcCCGAGCAGCGTTTAATATAAAGTGGAAAGCAAGGGAGAAAGCTGTTATTTTGACAAATTTAACCATTGGAACGtctgtgctttttattttatgtattctAAACATGTCATTTAATGGTCCTACTCAGAGCGCCCGCTGGACCGAGCAGCGTCAGCGCGAGCCTGCGACACCTTGATCGGGAAGTAAAAAGAGGCAGGTAGACAATTTCTTTCGTGAGGGCTCAAGCAGCTGAAAGACGGTTCTATTCGATGTGTTACGACCCAAAGCATATTACTGAGCTGCTGAGAAATTAAATGCGCAAAGTAGTGGTGTGCAATActgatttattttgtattgatcCGATAGTGCGCATAAGGCCAATATCTCCGATATTGATACTtaacaaaaattctaacaacGACGAAGCCAGCAACATAATATTGACAAGATCGATATAGGTCACGCTGAGAAGTTTGTCCTTTCGAGCGAGGAATCAAGTTGTTGGAAGTTTATCCAACTCTCCAATGAAATcatttctgatttaaaaaaaataataaaataaagacaaatgcaCATGTGGTTCGTCTTTATTGCCTAAGAGTACAAAAGCAACAGTCAGGATTTGTAATAAAGTCCCAACCATTAACATATTTCATATATTCACCATGACAATGCACCCACCTCAACTGGCTTTTCAGTAATAGAATTTCAAGGTCTGTTTTAATAATCTGCCTGAGGTACACCCCGTACAACTCCTTAACTGGGAAGGAAACATGGCCGGCACTTAATTCCTACAATTCTACATACAGATTTAACATGGTATTGACTGAAAATCTCACTGTGTCAAGCTGTGCTGTTGTGGTTGATGGACCCTCTGGTAGTGCCCAGCCATGTTCTGTTGAAGGACAAGAATGAGCTAGTTTGTCCATTATCTTTGCtcatatcattattattattatctattcAGTGTACATGTCAAACTCCAAATTCCACTCGAGAATGTAAATGAATGTGCACTGCCAGTAGCTATACATAATATTAAGACACACTTCCAGTAGGTCCCTCCGGATCGCTCCCTGTGGCAGCAGACAGtgtttcttcatcatcatcctcttcctcctccggtGTGAGTGTGACAAAAAGAACTATCAGtgcgctaacacacacacacacacacactacctgATAAAGTGTGTGTCAGCTGTTGAAGCTAGTGGTCATGATTCTTTGGGAGGACGTGTATTTTGAGGAGGAGGTGGCGTCCGACCGAGACTTGTACGTTAACGCCAAGGACCACAGGAACACAAAGGCCCCTTAGAGAGaaatcaataaaatacaataatcaaTAATATGTGCAGCTAGAGAGGGATCAATAAAATACATTAGTCAATAATATGTGTAGACTTTGAACCACTGGTTCTCAAGGCATGGCAGTCAGCAAAATAATGGTAATAAGGGTCCCTGGCCTAAAAGGTGGACAACACCCGTACCTTACTGCTGTTTGCTTTTCCTTGACTCACCTTGCACGGAGTTGAGCACGGTGAAGATGTAGATTCCTGGCAGGGAGACGTAGGTGGCGCTAGACAGTCCAAAAGGTAAGCCCAGCACACAGCTGAGGCCCAGCACGGTCACGCAGTCCTTCCACAACCTGCTGGTCTTCTCCCTGGCGCCATTCGGCCCGCCGCCTGCTCGCAGCCTCCACAACTTGAAGACTACCAGGCCCAACATGCAGGAGTTGAAGACCACCACCAGGCACGGGAAGACCATCGTGGTGGCATAAATGACTGCTTGCCTATGAATGAATTTGTTGTTCATCCAGCACCTGTTGGTTTGTAGAATGAGTGCACTGAGAAACTGGAgctacaaaacaagaaaaaaactgGAATGTAGAATAAAATAATTTAGGCATCTCTAAAGGTTTAGCATTTTTTTGGATTGCAAATGATTTATCAAAGAATAGACTATGTGTTTTCCACATTACAAACATCAGTGATGAGGTTGCTGCCTAACTTACAGCTGCATTGTTGAATTATTGTAGTTGTCAGAGTCCCACAATTTCAGCGTGTATTTGCCATAAACACCAGACGCTCCACAAATCAAAGCGATCAGTGTGGGCATAcctgaagagaaagaaaaaaaaaaacccttattGTTGCTTTAAACATGTCAATGTGAACAAAATAAGTGTTTTGACTGCGCATGTAAGGAATAAAGCTATGTCCAAGAAAATGTCATTCTTgatagtggattttttttttacctacgtATTGTCTGGTTGGTCTAGATTAGAATCGATCCTTGGCGATAAAAAGAAGTAGACTGTCGTTTTGGAAAGCCTGCGGTTTATGTTGTGACCCATGTCGGACAACCTAGGTCTTCTGCATTCCTTACCCCAGCCCACCACGCTGAGTTTGAGCAGGTATCTCCTGATGTAGATGTTGAAGACACGCACCAGCAGGAGGTACAGGTGGAAGCCCTCCAAGGCCGACCAGCAGACAGTGGCCAGCAGAGACCAGTGCAGAAGGAAGCCCAGAGCCCCGCAGAACCAGTCGGTCTGCTGCTCGCCGAGCCTCCAGGCCCACAAGCAGCAGAGCAAGAAGCAGAGGTGCAGGCACAGCAGCGCCGCCGTCAGGTGCATGTGCAGGCCGATGGCTCTTTCTGGCTGCTGCTTGCTGAGTGAGACAAACATCATTAGCTCAATGGTTGCCAAACTGGAGTCTCTGGATCCTCGGGGGTGGTCGAAATTATTACCTTGATACCAAATGTTTGATAAATGCTGTATGAAATTACTTGATAATCAAAGTGCTTCTTTAATTTGaagtaaagtgaagaaaaagttGAAGAACTGACTTTACACACGAGTAGATGATCAAGCTGATGATGGTGAAGATGACGGAGAGCGCTGATCCCACGTAAGTGATCAAACTCAGGTTGAAGGCGTCTTCTTCACTCAGTGAGAGATCAGGGTTCTGTTCAAAGAAAAGCTCAGGCTGTATTATATTCTCTTTGAGGATGACTGGAACTATcttaatgttttcaaaaatattcaCGTTAGGTTAGCTTAAACGTTCACACGTTTTTTGCAATTGCATTACTTGTAGCGGAGGAAATttagcaaaaaataaatcaaatctgGCGAGCATGAAACCCTTGAGTTTAATGTTTTCCAAACAATGTTCctgataaacaaacaaacaaataaataaatatataaataaataaaaaatgtgacatgcatgtgtgtgacaaatgatgtagtgtttgtgtgtgtgtgatatttTCATGATGATTTTTACCACAAGTACAGCAAAGAAGCTCAAATGGTTGCAACGACAAATAAATTCATTGCCAGCGTTACTGGTGATACAGCCGAATGTGCTCCAGTGACCTAGAAAAGAGAAAATGCAAATACATCAGCGTGAGGGGTGGCGCTTGGAGATGAAGACATGAAGCAGATGTCAGCGCCCACCAGTTCCGTCTTCCTCATTTATCTCCTCCCAGAACACACAAATCCCGTTGGCAACCTGaaagatttgttcaaaaagTTAGAAAACAACTTAGGACAGGGACCCCTGGTTGGTTGTTACCTTCTTGTTGTGTTTGAAGGTCATGGTGATGGGTTCTGAGAGGTTCTGCAGCGGGTTTAAACCTGCCTGCACCACCAGGACAGTCCCTCCCAACACTGTGCCTGGAGGGCCAGGAAGGAATCTTCTTCGTTTTGGGGGCTATGGAATCAGAAAGATTGTCTGTAATGTCTTTAAGGTTTGAAATTTCCAATGGGTACAGATTATCTTTATTATCAGATTATTATTCAATGGAATGCGTGCTGCATAGTAGAGCTTTGGAAAGTGCTTCTATGCTTTGCATTCGAACAAAGTTTAACTTCACATTTTGGGGCTTAATGTAATGGACGCTCTCTCGTGCTGACCTTGAAATATGCGCTGTCAAGCACagtgaccaccaccaccaccaggtcCGTGGACTCGGGTGCTGTGCTTCTCTGGAGGGCTGACGATGGGATGTGAACACCATGTTCTGGAGTTGGGCGCTCCCTGCTCTGATATTCATTCAAGAACCATTTTTTTTACCATCAATAATGTGAGTCAATTGCAACAAAGTTTTACTTCTCATTCCTTTTCGAAcatgaaatgaaatcatcattgcGTAATGTCGATTGTAACATTCGTGCCAGATCAAACCTCACTTTAATTAAAACTGTAAAACTAATGCCATTCCTGATTTAAGTGACTCATTGAAGAACATTTGTGACTGAATTTCAATATAGGTGCCTGACTGAATTGATTATGACATTGATGCCTGGTTTTAAGCATGATTGAGTCAATTAGTAATAGCCATGATAAACAGCAAGTCAAGGTTCTCTGATCGGTGAGCAAcggtcaaaataaaataaaagcacataAGAAATCATCTCACCTCTTCGGAAGGGTCGACCGTCCTAAAAATGAAGCTGCTCCCACCTCGTCCTCTTGGTTTGCAATTTACAATCTGCTGCTTATAACATCTTCAAACATAAAAGTGACACAATATAACATCATGGCTTCATAAACTTCAGTGCCATTTAGGGCAACACTAAAATGTTGTGGTCTAAAATTGAGGGGatgttgttttaatttatttgaccATACAatagttaacttttttttttacatatgtttGACAACGAAGAAAATTGAGTACCAAGTGAGACATATTTTGTATCACTTCTGTGTTTCCTACGCCTACACTCTACTTCAAAAGGTTGAGTCATAATTTTTGTTCGCTTTTTATTTCATCTTGTTCTACACATACATCATAAtgtatgatttctttttttagtccactttttaattttttttccaatatgcTCATTCTAGTTTATGTTacaatgaaacataaaccagTTATGATGTTTTCTAATAGTTTACAAAGAAAATACAGCAACCTTGTTTAATTTGCCCTTTCAAAAATTGAATGGTGGATTTAAGGATTGAACCTGCAGTGGGAACACTGTAGAATGTTGGCACTCCATTTACACTTGTGGTATTGAACATATGTGCGAATGCACTTTAAGGAGATTACCTGATCCAGGAACTTTGAGCAAGGCATTTAGAGAGCACGTCTTCACAGTCTGTCACAGAgaacgggaaaaaaaagaaagttggaAAGGTCAGAGGCATTGAGAAGAAATGCTAAGATTTGGGATAAGGTCAACTCAGACTTGCTCTCTGTAAATTGGTTGTTCTCTTTGGGACAGTTGGTGATCTGCCCAATAGTGGTAAAGATACTGTTGGACTCCACGCAATCTGAACACCAAGGCCAAAGAGAAGATTACGCGGGAGGGAAAAGTAGAGCCCCCCAGGCCACATAAGGCACAAGTCACATCTCTACATTTCTAACTCATTAGAAGAATACAATAACTCAGCTCAAGTGTTTTCATAGCGCACTTTAAAACAACCACTGCTGCACAAAGTTCTGTTCATGGAGCCAGACAACAACAAacagttaaaaacaacaaagacaagaaaaaacattaaaataaacTTACTTGAGTTActtattatatacatatactatttttttaattgaatgacCTGGCACATCTGACcattttccaaaacaaaagtAGTACACAAAAGTTTGGAGACAAACTCACCCTCATCGGCGTAAGACAACGCGAGCCAGAAGAGGAGGACAAGCACTTGCATCACGGGACCCCAATCTAATAACGACATGTCCTGGTGTGATGCCTGTCAACAGTGTCACATCACTAAAATGAAACTGCTAGTGAGTGGGGTAGGACAGGATGTGATGCACTTTTGTTTGGGTCAGATCTGCAGAAAATTTCGTGCACAATCTGATAGCAACGTGAGACTCAATGATTCTCCCACTTTCGTCTGTCAACCATAGCTTGGgattcttttttccccttcatattTAAAATTCTTACGGGATTCAGGAGTACACGTAGTAGTGATGTTTATATGCCGTTTTACAAAGAATCCTGGGAAAACGTTCTCCCAAACCAAAAGTATGAGAACAGCAGCTTTTCATTACTTTCTGTCGGCTATCtagcaagaaaaagaaaccaCTGATTAAACAAACGTCCAGAAAAGATGTAGACTTTGGCGTGCAAGTGTAATATTAGAGAAGAACAAAGAGGAAGTTTCGAAACGCGTCATGCTCAGAAAAAGCCACAGAAAAAAAGCCACACTTGGCTGGCTAAGCGAAACTCGAAGCACATCCTCTTTGAGTGCGCAAGAGCACAGCCATTTCCAAACGTCACCTCAGAAACCTCAAGTAGGCTTAGAGTATGGTACACATTTTTCATATTCAGGATGATACCAAAACATTTAACTTTAAATGTCAAACCAAAAAATATTACTACTTATTACagaaaggtgtgtgtgtatgggggttagggtatgtgcgtgcgtgcgaggcgTTTCTGATGAAATTGTATGTGATGTATTTCCATGTGAGTGAGAGGTAGATTTTATTTCCGTTATACATGTTTCTTGGCCCAAGAGAAGACAAAAGTTATTTTCAGCCAGTAAAGCACAAGAACAACATTCTTAACATTTCAATTTATTAGGAGCATCAAAATCATGATCGGATATTACAGAAGTAAGCTGTGCTTATGTACAAGTCGGTATTGTACGTATTTAAGATAGCAAATGTTTTGAATGTAAAATATACATAATATGTTGTCCACCAGCACACTTAGCTTTCTTATCTTGACATCCACACTACTTAAAAAAGTTCTGGATATTGGACTTTCAGATGAAATTTCAGGAGAAAATGCACTATGGGACACTGCTGGGATGCTGCCACTCTCACGACggcgccataaaaaaaaaagacatcaaaaCACACTACGAATCAAAATTGTCTCATCAGCTTGCCATTTCAATTGATCTTTTTCTCACTGGCAGGCAAACGCATCTGTCCCATGTGTCTTCTCATGTGCCGGACAAATGTTGAACGGTCACTGAAACTGGTGTGGCAGACTGAACAGGTaaaaggtttctctccggtGTGTCGTCTCGTGTGTGTCGTCATGTGTCCCTTCTGAGAGAACCTCTGGCCACACACTGAGCAGCTaaaaggtttctctcctgtATGCGTTCTAATGTGTTTGTTCAGCGTTGAACGGTCGCTGAATGTCGTGCTGCAAACCGAGCATGCAAacggtttctctccagtgtgcgtTCTTGTGTGCGTCGTTAAGTTGGACTTCCGAGAGAATCTTTCGCCGCACAAGGAGCAGCTGAAAGGTTTTTCACCCGTGTGTCTCCTCATGTGTTTCACTAACGTGGAACTGTCACTGAAACTTGTGCTGCAATATGGACAAGTGAAgggtttctccccagtgtgcgTTCTTGTATGTTTGATCAAGTTACCCCTCTGAGCGAATGTTTTACCGCATACCGAGCAGACGAAAGGTTTCTCTCCCGTGTGCGTTCTCATGTGGACTTTCAATGTTTTCTTGTCATAAAGGCTTCTCCCACATATAGAACATGTCCAGTGTTTGTTGTTAGAAGGACATGTCCGATCACCTTTCCAGCGTTTGGCCCAATGCTCATCATCTATGTCAGGAGAATGTGAGCGTGTGTCCTCGCTCTCTGATAGTTGTGCTATGTGACTGTCGGCTTGGGATCGCTTCTCACCGTCGCTGCCATGAAGCTGTGAGGAGTGAGGCTCATCTTCGTCGTCTTCATTCTTCACGATGACGCGAATCACTGGGAAGTCCAGCCCCCCAAGCTGCTCACCCTCCTCATTGATACTGTgttcatcctcttcctctttaatgcgGGGAGGCTCTGGCTCCTGCTGCTCCACCCTGGAGCGCCACTCCTGCTCCTCAGTAG
Coding sequences:
- the LOC133153275 gene encoding adhesion G protein-coupled receptor G3-like isoform X2 — encoded protein: MWPGGLYFSLPRNLLFGLGVQIAWSPTVSLPLLGRSPTVPKRTTNLQRANCEDVLSKCLAQSSWIRCYKQQIVNCKPRGRGGSSFIFRTVDPSEESRERPTPEHGVHIPSSALQRSTAPESTDLVVVVVTVLDSAYFKPPKRRRFLPGPPGTVLGGTVLVVQAGLNPLQNLSEPITMTFKHNKKVANGICVFWEEINEEDGTGHWSTFGCITSNAGNEFICRCNHLSFFAVLVNPDLSLSEEDAFNLSLITYVGSALSVIFTIISLIIYSCVNKQQPERAIGLHMHLTAALLCLHLCFLLCCLWAWRLGEQQTDWFCGALGFLLHWSLLATVCWSALEGFHLYLLLVRVFNIYIRRYLLKLSVVGWGMPTLIALICGASGVYGKYTLKLWDSDNYNNSTMQLCWMNNKFIHRQAVIYATTMVFPCLVVVFNSCMLGLVVFKLWRLRAGGGPNGAREKTSRLWKDCVTVLGLSCVLGLPFGLSSATYVSLPGIYIFTVLNSVQGAFVFLWSLALTYKSRSDATSSSKYTSSQRIMTTSFNS
- the LOC133153275 gene encoding adhesion G protein-coupled receptor G3-like isoform X4; protein product: MSLLDWGPVMQVLVLLFWLALSYADEDCEDVLSKCLAQSSWIRCYKQQIVNCKPRGRGGSSFIFRTVDPSEESRERPTPEHGVHIPSSALQRSTAPESTDLVVVVVTVLDSAYFKPPKRRRFLPGPPGTVLGGTVLVVQAGLNPLQNLSEPITMTFKHNKKVANGICVFWEEINEEDGTGHWSTFGCITSNAGNEFICRCNHLSFFAVLVNPDLSLSEEDAFNLSLITYVGSALSVIFTIISLIIYSCVNKQQPERAIGLHMHLTAALLCLHLCFLLCCLWAWRLGEQQTDWFCGALGFLLHWSLLATVCWSALEGFHLYLLLVRVFNIYIRRYLLKLSVVGWGMPTLIALICGASGVYGKYTLKLWDSDNYNNSTMQLCWMNNKFIHRQAVIYATTMVFPCLVVVFNSCMLGLVVFKLWRLRAGGGPNGAREKTSRLWKDCVTVLGLSCVLGLPFGLSSATYVSLPGIYIFTVLNSVQGAFVFLWSLALTYKSRSDATSSSKYTSSQRIMTTSFNS
- the LOC133153275 gene encoding adhesion G protein-coupled receptor G3-like isoform X1, yielding MSLLDWGPVMQVLVLLFWLALSYADEDCVESNSIFTTIGQITNCPKENNQFTENCEDVLSKCLAQSSWIRCYKQQIVNCKPRGRGGSSFIFRTVDPSEESRERPTPEHGVHIPSSALQRSTAPESTDLVVVVVTVLDSAYFKPPKRRRFLPGPPGTVLGGTVLVVQAGLNPLQNLSEPITMTFKHNKKVANGICVFWEEINEEDGTGHWSTFGCITSNAGNEFICRCNHLSFFAVLVNPDLSLSEEDAFNLSLITYVGSALSVIFTIISLIIYSCVNKQQPERAIGLHMHLTAALLCLHLCFLLCCLWAWRLGEQQTDWFCGALGFLLHWSLLATVCWSALEGFHLYLLLVRVFNIYIRRYLLKLSVVGWGMPTLIALICGASGVYGKYTLKLWDSDNYNNSTMQLCWMNNKFIHRQAVIYATTMVFPCLVVVFNSCMLGLVVFKLWRLRAGGGPNGAREKTSRLWKDCVTVLGLSCVLGLPFGLSSATYVSLPGIYIFTVLNSVQGAFVFLWSLALTYKSRSDATSSSKYTSSQRIMTTSFNS
- the LOC133152783 gene encoding zinc finger and SCAN domain-containing protein 2-like, translating into MKMCKVEMLRAFLNQRLSAAVDEIVVVFERTIAEYEEELCRTKEENERQRQLLDAFFMPQVAVQRAEVNEEILHPVQQEWSSRVEQQEPDPPYIKEEEQEDDITNLPLTVAPVKTECDGEKGQSELNRWTEPPSSSLSHMTREDDGEHCEASQPESLLAPLSDDYIMPHSPDTDDEEHLKGDSTYHTGKKHWKCSQCNKTFGVKINLKRHMVIHTGEKPFACSVCGKRFTQKAHLTSHFRTHTGEKPFACSFCGKRFSRSECLITHTRTHTGEKPFRCNVCDQRFSYKYKIKKHKCPGERSNTKSLIFCPSDVSKDANSTEEQEWRSRVEQQEPEPPRIKEEEDEHSINEEGEQLGGLDFPVIRVIVKNEDDEDEPHSSQLHGSDGEKRSQADSHIAQLSESEDTRSHSPDIDDEHWAKRWKGDRTCPSNNKHWTCSICGRSLYDKKTLKVHMRTHTGEKPFVCSVCGKTFAQRGNLIKHTRTHTGEKPFTCPYCSTSFSDSSTLVKHMRRHTGEKPFSCSLCGERFSRKSNLTTHTRTHTGEKPFACSVCSTTFSDRSTLNKHIRTHTGEKPFSCSVCGQRFSQKGHMTTHTRRHTGEKPFTCSVCHTSFSDRSTFVRHMRRHMGQMRLPASEKKIN
- the LOC133153275 gene encoding adhesion G protein-coupled receptor G3-like isoform X3 is translated as MRIAWSPTVSLPLLGRSPTVPKRTTNLQRANCEDVLSKCLAQSSWIRCYKQQIVNCKPRGRGGSSFIFRTVDPSEESRERPTPEHGVHIPSSALQRSTAPESTDLVVVVVTVLDSAYFKPPKRRRFLPGPPGTVLGGTVLVVQAGLNPLQNLSEPITMTFKHNKKVANGICVFWEEINEEDGTGHWSTFGCITSNAGNEFICRCNHLSFFAVLVNPDLSLSEEDAFNLSLITYVGSALSVIFTIISLIIYSCVNKQQPERAIGLHMHLTAALLCLHLCFLLCCLWAWRLGEQQTDWFCGALGFLLHWSLLATVCWSALEGFHLYLLLVRVFNIYIRRYLLKLSVVGWGMPTLIALICGASGVYGKYTLKLWDSDNYNNSTMQLCWMNNKFIHRQAVIYATTMVFPCLVVVFNSCMLGLVVFKLWRLRAGGGPNGAREKTSRLWKDCVTVLGLSCVLGLPFGLSSATYVSLPGIYIFTVLNSVQGAFVFLWSLALTYKSRSDATSSSKYTSSQRIMTTSFNS